acattcaaattagtatatattatataatacatctttcatataaaaattaataattttcaatCAAATCAGAATGTAATACATAATATTTCTTCATAACataactaaaaaaaaatatttttgtcgcGAAAATAATATCTTGATAtataaagtaatatttttcaggaGTCAAATACTTTCTACGCAAATCAACATATTTGATATAATATTTACTTATGAAATAACtaacaaaaatttatatttttgcactgaaaaataaaaactttgacctaaaaaataatattttcattggATTGATCGGAGATTCATCTCACAAAGCTGACCAGTGAGACACTcttacatgatttttataaattataatataatattaacaaGAAAAAATGTCAGTTTTGGTCCTGTAACTATCAAGAGTGATATTTTTAATCATGTATCTTTTATTGAATCAATTATACATATGTAACTATGAGCCCGCGATAAATTTTAATCCTTATCAttaaaataatgtaattgaTTGACTAATTTAAtcgttaatttttttataattatgttGTTAAACTATCATGTATGATACTAGCGATTTTTTTAAACCAAGTagttataaaaatataatatgatattagttaCTAAATTACATTATTTAGATGAGaatgattaaattaaaattgttctttGAAATAGAGTTGCAGGAGTATAATTAATTCGATAAAAATTATAGGACTACAAATGTCAAACATCAATACATATAcgattaaaattgaaaattttccaATAATAAACATATTATTTATATCCTAAAGTATAGAACGAAAACAGATAGTATTGCTTTGTAAAATGTTAAATTGAATAATTAGTTAGATAAATcactaaattaaaaatatacgcGTGAAATCGTACGGTGATATTTTTCGAGGCAaaaatttatgtattttatgttaagagtattactttttattctgaatatgggtattgttgacccgtctcacagattatctgtaacacggtctcacatgagactcactcttttttCGAGGGtagattaaatttaattaaatgaatatctgtgagacgatctcacatgagactcactcttttttCGAGGGtagattaaatttaattaaaatattattcattTGACTTTTCTTGCTCGGAAACGAATGCATTAACTACGTTAGGACAAACACCGAAACCGGGTTAATGAGATCCTACTCATGTGGGCATTGTTGAGAGGATGGATGGCCAAGATCTTGCcaaacatacaatttcaaaaaaaaaaagtgggtcctaCATATGTATGGACAAATTTTGaccatccatcctatcatgaGGGTAATGCTCGCATAgataggatgaaataaacccgAAACCGTGTGCTTCATTCTTTTGACCATGGCCGCCACCTGACTCTGTTTCCGGATAAAACCCAGATGTTTCCTTCAATCTTTGACTATTAATTCTCAAGTAATCAAACCCGATCTATCTTCCGTTAAACTAGTTTAATTACATTTTCTTTTCTACATTAATTAACGCAGAAACTCAGCTCAAAATTTACGTTCCGAAATAGCACGGCCGCCATGGATTTATTCCTAACTGCAAAAATAGTCCGCCTAAAAAGCTCCCACGACAAGTATCTAACCGCCGATGAAGACGAGGAATCCGTGATCCAAGACCGTAACGGGTCCTCCAAGTCTGCAAAATGGACGGTGGAATTCGTGGAAAATTCCGACAACATAATCCGGCTCAAGAGTTGTTACAACAAGTACTTGACCGCATCCAACCAGCCGTTTCTTCTGGGCATGACGGGCCGGAAAGTGACCCAGTCGCTTCCGAGGCGGCTCGACAGCTCCGTCGAATGGGAGCCTATTCCAGATAACGGCGGGGTTAAGTTGAAGACGAGGTACGGGCAGTTCTTGCGTGCGAATGGAGGCTTGCCGCCGTGGAGGAATTCGGTAACGCATGATATCCCGCATCGGACGACGACCCAGGAGTGGATTTCGTGGGAGGTGCACGTGGTGGAGATTCTAGTAGCGCACTCGCCGGCGGCGAAAGCGCCGCCTCCAGTGGTGGCGGAGAAGAAAGATTCTTCCATTTCTGAACCGAGCTCGCCGACTACGACCAAGTCTGCAAGTTTTTCTAGACAGAAGGTAATTAATTAGTCTTGTTTATGAGTTAAATTgtgatttctaatatttttttatgagaattaatttgcaaatattttataaaaagagATCCGAACAATTGGAGAAGAGGTTCATTTTAgataaaaacgtagaacttgAGAACAAAATCTTGGTCTTAAATTTAATGGATTACAATCTATTGATTAAAAAATGACCCTAACGGAAAGAAAATCAATACATCATTCGGAAGTGGATTGGTACAAATATTGGTAGTATTGTCTTGAAGAAGTAAATTAGTTTTGACGAAATTTTCAGGTGGTTCATTCGCTAAATGTAAGATTAGTACAAATGGTTATTGGTATATATGTAGTATTTTGATTCTATGTTTTCTCCATGATTCTGCAGTCAAGTGATTCTCTCGTTGGTTTGCTACCGAAAGGGAACGAAGGGAGACTAATTTACTTTTACATAGCTGACGAAAATGGAGAAGTTGATCATGGATTTGAGGAGCACTGCATTTCTTTCAAGGGAAATGGAGTGCATGAGTTGACGATGAGGCTGGAGGTCGAGTTAGGAGTCGAGGGTATTACAGTGTGTGCTCGAAGCCCATTGAATGGAAAGCTTTATCCTCTTCATCTGCAGCTTCCGCCGAATAACACTACAATGCACGTTATTGTCGTGCCACCATCATCAAGAGGTGATCTTTTATCGATTAGATTTTGTTTATGCATTCTGTATGGAAAACACTAGGCTGCATTAAAATTGGCAACTGCGTTTAAGATTGTTTCCGTCTCTGTTACATGATCTCGCCTCATTTACGTGCATCCGCCTATGCTTTGGATTGAATATTACCATTAGTGTTGGCTCATATGTTTTCATATTCTTGTGTTTCAGTATCTCAAGATTTGGACAATACTGGAGTGCCATTTTATAGAAGGAATTCGGAGATCCCATCAATTTTGATCGAATAATTTTGAATGCTtcgagtatatatatacattcagGCTGAGTGAAGAGAATCTGTAGCTGTTATTGCTGGTTTCTTACAGCTCTCCcatttttccttttttgttCCTTTTTTTTCTCGTCTTTTCTGTGGATCTTAAGCTGATTTTGTAGCAAACGATTTTGTGAGCAGCATTTTAAATTCTCGAGAGATATTTGGTGCTTACTTTATTTAGACTAGATTAACATGTTCACAAAAATTCTTTGTGAAAGTTACTTGGAGTACAATGAAATTCGTGTATGCTTCTCCGACCAAAATTATTTCCAATAACAATACTGATGCCTGCGAGCCAGAAaaaaattgagtccaagattCATGAACCTGAATAAGagcatgattttttaaaaaaatttattgaactCGATTTGTTACACCATTAAGAATGTATATCAGGGCCTTGGAATATGCTCATGGCAATCGTATGTATTGCAGATTAATGTTAAACAAACTGCATTTCAAGTAAGAACCCACCTATGCCTTACCAAAAATCTTTACAAGAACACATGCCATCTCTAAAATGATGAAAACGGATACGATCTCGCATAACAACCTCCACGTCAAACATTCTGGAGATCAATTTGGTAAAATTATGGCAATCTTTGCACACACGCAGGTTCTTGAACAAACGAATCGGAACCCCAGGCTTTGAGTTCAACAACCCAAAAGCGATAGCCAATCTCTCACTATGAAGTCTAAGTGAGTTTCCCTTCTCATCATCAAACTCATTCACCATGGATGCCTGCGCATAATCAGGAACATACCCTTCCGCCTCCAATTTCTGGTTAACCACATCCAAGAACTGAAAAATTTCTTTCTTTCGGGGATGAGTCACGTCTCCAGCGAAAAACTCGTGAACAATGCCATTGATTTCTATGGAAGTGCAACCAGGTTCTTTAGTAACACCTTTATCAGTCATTAGTTTCCTAACTAAACCAACTTCATTCCAGCGATCAGCAGATGCATATAATCTTGACAAAAGAACATAATCGCCACCACTAGCAGCATCCTCTTCTGATCCCATTATCTGCTTAGCCATTTCTTCAATCAGTTCAATGTTCATACCTTGCTTACAACAAGCATCGAGAAGACTTCTCCAAATCACATTGTCAGGCTTCATTGTCATACATGATACAACATCAAGTGCTTCACTGATTAGCCCATTACGAGCTAGAAGGTCTATTAGACAACCATAGTGCTGCAAAACTGGCTCGATCTTGTACTCGTTAACCATTGTATCGAAGTATGTACGGCCCTCATCAACCAAACCTCTGTGATTGCATGCGGTCAAGACCCCAACAAATGTGATGGAATTGGGCATTAGTTTTTCTTCATCAACCATTCGGCTAAAATGTTCAAACACTCTCTCCGCCTGGCCATGCATTGCGAATCCTAAAATCATCACGTTCCAAGAACTCACATCTCGCCTCATCATCCCTTGAAACGCCTGCTCGGCAATTCTCAACGACCCACATTTGCAGTACATCTCCACCAAAGAATTACTAATCAGAACATCAAAATCAGAATCCATTTCATACTTTCTCAGAATATATGCATGAGCCCACAGACCCATAGACAAGGCCCCTAAACCGGCACAAGCATCTATCACACTCTGCAACGTGTAGCCATCAGGTTCGAAGGTTTTATTCATCTCTACAAAAAATTTCAACGCCTCGTCAAAATCCCCCATTTGCACCAGCCCATCTATGATCACATTCCAAGAAACCAGGCTCCTCTCTtgcattttgtcaaacacctttCTTGCGCTTTCCGAGCACCCACAAGAGGCATAGAAATGAATCAAACTGTTGTTTATGTATACATCCGAGGCAAACCCATACTTCAAAAGGTGAGCATGTGCTTGTTTTCCTTCGCTCAAAGAAAACAAATAAGCACAAGCTTTTAACACAAAAGGAAATGTATGGTTATCTGGAACCACACTCTCTAGCTTCACCATTTCTTCAAAAAGTGAAAATGCTTTCATTTTGTGGTCTTTGCTACGAGCATAAGCTCTAATGACAGTATTGTAAATGAAGGCATTTGGGTTCGGAATTTGGCTAAGAACATGGACAGTGTAACCGAGGTCTTGTAACGAGTAGTAATGGACGAGTCTGCTGTAAAGAAAGAGACTTGCTGGGTTGCTTTCAGGAGGTGGGGTTGTGCGGAGGATTCTGGCGTGGATTTGTTTGACGCGACGTATAGTAATGCTGTCATTTTGGGTTAACAGTTGGTGGAGACGGTGGTTGTGTTGAGGAGCGGTGGGCGATGCAGGCGGCGCGTTGACCAGAGCCGCAGCCATTCTTCTAATTCGGCGGATGACGTTTCGTTTTTTACCACATTATGGGCAGATCGGTAAGCCCAATAATCAAATGGACCAACTTTAAATATTGAAAGTTTTCGGGTACTTCTTCTAAGTTAGGGGTGTAACAAACCGAATCGGGCAATGGTGTCAAAATATGACATGATCCGAAAACCCTATCCGATTCGGCCCCAAATAATCAAGTTTATGTTGAAGATTTTTGGATTAGGTAAGATCATGTTAAACCTGATATCTAATCTGAAAAATTAATCGGATTGAGTTAGTTGAtgagaaaattaaattttttttctaaaatataattaataaatatttactacatttttatatattgtatatttattaaaaaaattgttattatatatttatataataaattttcataatttaatatttattttataaatttttttaaacgtctattttatttaataaatatacttttaattttttgtaatttgaatttcaaattaaatcatatatacttgattttgttattatatgtttaaataaatatttattattatttaattattttttaaaaaaatcaaaatctgGTGAAGTCAAGTTGATCGAGTTGAGTTAGATTAATCGGGTTCAGGTTCGGAGTCGGGTTGGTTCGTTTGAGTTtgggttcgggttcgggttcgggtttGTGTTCGTGTTGAACATCTTTTTAATATTAGCATACATCAACTAGACCCAAACCTATCCGACCACCCGAATTGACACCTATAGAATCGGGTCGAACGAAGTTCAAAAtagttcaaaattttaaaatttttggctCAAATTATGTTCAAATTAAAGCTTGAGTTCAAGTTCGACTCGAAAGATTCGAACATGGTCACAAACAATAGAATTATTGCTAAAAAAATAAGTACtcgaaatttatttatttaaaatataattatgatactcacgggaaatttagggtccgctcccagcaagtgtcactagtccagacgcaggtgttgaaattaccctgagcctgaaatcacaaataagatcgttaggagggggccaggagggtgtcctggcgtagcccctccgacgctcaagtcagtgactgaggatatatggggggagcagctaagggtgctgctgagaacaatatattgaatgaataatcatacgctcaaacctggtatttataggagaatacctgggcttCTGATGGGCCCTTCACCTGTGGGCCTCAGATATGGGCCGGGAGTTTGGGCCGGATCTTGATAGgctcatccatggggtatcaccagtctccccctctcaagtcgaactgaatcgtagGTTCAAAGTTCGATCAGTTGTGTTGTCCATGGTTTTATCGACAATGAGGACGTACCGTAccagaaaaatttatttcgttTGCCGTTGACGAACGATGTTTGCCGCTGACGGGGATCGACCTGCCCGGTCAGGTCGCGGGGATCGACCTGCCCGGTCAGGTCGTGGGGGTGTGGGGGCAACGCCCTCATAATTTTTTCAGAAATAAGCACTCGCGTCGCCTCGCCCGAGCACCGCCCAAGCGCGCCTCACCTCCTCGCGTGTTCGCCTGTCTGCCGCACGCTCGCCCAGCGCGCCACGCTGCCCTCGCCTTCGCCGAGCTCGCCCACCAGCCCAGCGCCTCGCCTTCGCTCCTCCTCGCCCAGGTGCCTAGCCTCGCCCAGACATCCTCGCCCTTCCTCGCCTAGCCAGCGCCTCGCCCTCGCCCGAGCCCAGACAGCCTCGCCTACGCTCGCCGCCCCTGCCTGCTCGCCCCTCGTCACGCTGCTCTTGCCTTCGCCGAGCTCGCCCACAGCCCAGCGCCTCGCCCTCGCCCCTTCTCGCCCGAGCCCAGACAGGCTCGCCTACGCTCGCCGCCCCTGCCTGCTCGCCCCTCGTAACGCTGCCCTCGCCTTCGCCGAGCTCGCCCACCAGCCCAGCGCCTCGCCTGCGCTCCTCCTCGCCCAGGTGCCTAGCCTCGCCCAGACATCCTCGCCCTTCCTCGCCTAGCCAGCGCCTCGCCTTCGCCCCTCCTCGCCCAAGCCCAGACAGCCTCGCCTAGCCAGCGCCTCACCCTCGCCCCTTCTCGCCCAAGCCCAGACAGCCTCGCCTACGCTCGCCGCCCCTACCTGCTCGACCCTCGCCACGTCCCACCATCCTCGCCCAGCCATTCTCGCCCGAGCACTAGCGTGAAACACATTTTTGATCGTCATCGGCTCATCCTTGCCGCTTTTTGAGTATTTTGCATTTGAATTTACTTTTTCTCACGAGTTTATCTTTGATGTTATTAAACCACCGGGGCTAATAAAATATCCAACTCTACTTATCTTCTACTAGGCATACCTTaagcaagaaaataaaaattcaacgccCTAACTCTCTAGCTCCTCTGCTTggtgatgccttagcaggaaaatgaaAATTTAACACTCCCGCCcactaactcctctgctagatgATATCTTAGCAGGAAACTGAAAATTCAATATTTccgccctctaactcctctgctaggtgatatcttagcagaaaaataaagatttaatacttccaccctctaactcctctgctaggtgacaccttagcaggaaaataaaaatcaaccccaacacactctaactcctctgctaggtgataccttagcaggaaaatataaattaccatctccaccctctaactcctctgctaggtgacaccttagcaggaaaatagaaatcaacaccaccaccctctaactcctctgctaggtgacaccttagcaggaaaatagaatcAACACCTCCCAAattctgctcctctactaggcgatgccttagtaggaaaataacaacatcaccctctaactcctctgctaggtgataccttagcaggaaaataaaaatcaacatcgtcaccctctaactcctctgctaggtgacaccttagcaggaaaataaaaaacaaccccaacacactctaactcctctgctaggtgataccttagcaggaaaatataaATTCACCATCTCCaccctctgctaggtgacaccttaacaggaaaatagaaatcaacaccaccaccctctaactcctctgctaggtgacaccttagcaggaaaataaaaatcaaccccaacacactctaactcctctgctaggtgataccttagcaggaaaatataaATTCACTATCTCCactctctaactcctctgctaggtgacaccttagcaggaaaaatagaaatcaacaccaccaccctctaactcctctgctaggtgacaccttagcaggaaaatagaatcAACACCTCCCAAATTCTGCTcatctactaggcgatgccttagtaggaaaatagaaTCAACAacatcaccctctaactcctctgctaggtgataccttagcaggaaaataaaaatcaacatcgtcaccctctaactcctctgctaggtgacaccttagcaggaaaataaaaaacaaccccaacacactctaactcctctgctaggtgataccttagcaggaaaatataaattcaacaccttcaccctctaactcctctgctaagccgggccctagcagaaaaataaaattcaacacctccccCTCTAACACCTCTgttaagccgggccttagcaggaaaataaaattcaacacctccaccctctaactcctccgctaggcgatgccttagcaggaaaataaaaaatcaccacctccaccctctaactcctctgctaagccgggccttagtagaaaataaaattcttcTCCTCGCcacctctgctcctctgctaggcgatgccttagcaggaaaataaaatttttctccttcaccctactcctctactaggcgatgccttagtagaaaAATCTAATTATTTTATCACCCTCCTAATACAACAACATTCatgaactgaaaagataaacttgtttttattgaattccaacTGATTACATGGGAAAATGCCAAGATGAAATACATCAGCAATAAATTCAAGAGTAATATTTTCTGAGGTAGTAAGCATATAAGGTCTCTTTGAAGCCTTGCCATGTGCTTTCTCCAACTTTCATGCTCCTCCTATACCTCCCTGGGACAAAGTCACTCACTTCTTCCTCTCTTAATCATGTGAGCCTCTACACGCGCTCTTTTCCCCTCCTCGGTTCGACGGGCTCCTGAAGGACATTTTGACCTCGACATTCCCCTCTCTGCTCCCCAACCCCCTGATTTATCCATGGAGGGTATTGACCACGTCTAAGGGACGGGCGAGACCTCGATCGACTCCCGGATACGGATCCTTCTCGTCTGCCTCAACATCTGTATTTCCTTCCACACCTCCTTCATCTCCGGATTCTCCTCACTTGGGAGGGGTCGCGTCTCCTCCACCCTACTCTGACTGCCCTCTACATCCTCCTCTCGCTCCTGGCGAGCGGCCTGCTCTTCTGCAAACATAGACTCTTGATTCCTCTTCATGGCCTCATCCACTGTCCGGGTGATAAATTGGCCCAACTGCTCCagggtcaagttccccacattATCATTGGGATGTGTTTGCTCGACCCTTGTCTCCTGAAGGGGCTGCTCGGTTCTTGTCTCTGGACGAGGTTGTTCTTGTCTCGTCTCGAGACGCGGTTGTTCTTATCTTGTCTCAACATGAGACTGTTCGGGTCCCCTTTGAGGACGCGATGATACTGAGGTAGCTCTTCTACTTCCTTTCCTGCCTACCATCTCTACGTCAACTCAAgttttcccacagacggcgccaagtgatactcacgggaaatttagggtccgctcccagcaagtgtcactagtccagacgcaggtgttgaaattaccctgagcctgaaatcacaaataagatcgttaggagggggccaggagggtgtcctggcgtagcccctccgacgctcaagtcagtgactgaggatatatggggggagcagctaagggtgctgctgagaacaatatattgaatgaataatcatacgctcaaacctggtatttataggagaatacctgggcttCTGATGGGCCCTTCACCTGTGGGCCTCAGATATGGGCCGGGAGTTTGGACCAGATCTTGATAGgctcatccatggggtatcaaattatattatattaataaaatactaaagcTAGGGAGAGGCTCGCGAATTattcaacaaaataatttgGACTCCAATTCGACTCGAATTCAATAAGCTCGAATacgaatcaaatatttttctagTCATCTCACGAACCGACTCGGTTCATCTACATATCTAATCCAAGGCAAGCAAGCTGCACAACGTTAAACATGTTTAGTTCGAgatgttttaaatttttataattattttaaatcaagtaatatacttattaaaaaaattcaaataatatattaaatgatTGTAGCACAATATATATAGTTTAAAGGAATAAATATtcaattttttctaaaaattaaaattttaaaaatagtcaATAATTTCCTATAAATttacaaaattatatataatttttaaaaaattcattatcaatcagtttatcataattttaataaatattcatGATTTTCTAGGAATTTCatgtattttcataaaatatcttcgTTCAAAAACGAAGAAGTATATATGGAACTGATCTCCCATGTCATCTCAAAACATACGAGCCAAAGAAATTATTTCACAGAAATATCGAAAATAAAACCCTAGCAATCACTCCAGAGAGAATATATAGGTGAATCATACGAAATCCAAATACATGCATGCAAATAGTATATTATTCCAGAAAAGAGCGTTGAAGATGTTCTTGGTTCACTTGTGCCACCGAATAAAGGTCAAAGCCCACTTAGGTTCTGTACTCTCAGAATCTGTGTTTGTCAATCTTCTTTTGTAGGTCATCCTTCTTTGCCCCCACAACCTTATCAACTATCTTCCCTCTCTTCATCAGCAGGAAAGTGGGCATTGCTTGCACCCCGAAATCTTGTGCCACATCCTGCAGTTAATTTACACGATCCCGACGACATAATTTGATCAGAAACTAATTAAATTTCGATGCATACGGATTGTTAGGACTAGATTTTGATTGAAAACGAGGAAGATAATCTAGCTAAGCTTACAAATAACTCATCAACATCAATCTTGATGAAGTCGACATCCGTGTATTTCACGGCGAATTCGTTGATTGCAGGTTCAATGTAACGGCACGGCCCGCACCAGGAAGCTGTGAAATCCACCACCATCTTCAACAAGAAATTAATCATTAGAAAAACCCTGATGAAATTTCACAAGATATCAGACAAAGTTTTAATAACATTAATGTTGCGAAACTTATTTAATGTATACAAGTTTCGAAGTTTGTTTTGCGGATTCAAAATGAATTCTCCACTTCGTTGTGGAGTGGAATGCAATAACTTGACCACCCTTCTGGATTGATGGCGATCGATTATATAATCTAGAACTGGTTTGACGAATATCAGTTGAGAGACCCGCACCCATTTTTCTTCTCAAGAAAATTTAGTAATTCGAATAATGTTGGCTTGAATTATAACTTGGTGGCAATGGTTTTTATACTAGTCCATAGCTTAAATTTTTCTCCTTTTTATTTGCTAAATAGTCTTCAGAATATGTTCTGATTGGGACTTTCATTATATCCACCGCTGATGTTAAATATAGAAAGATTTGGTGCTAATTTTTTCCCCTACCATCACCTTAACCAGACAAATGTTTTTGTCAAATCACAGTCTTTTGTTACATCAGCTGGTTATACATTAATCTCTCAGCCATCGAGTTTATATACGCTAATCGCAAAGTCGCGAACACTAATATAGAAACTGTGAACATACTTAATCATATGCACAAATCAATGAATTTGATGTAATTATCTACATAGTCTGAAAATTAATTCGTATACATAATTTGGTTCATGCAATATCCTGCTGCAGCAAATTTTTTCGGGTAATTAAGATCAGAAGCACATGCAGGCATGATCTGTAAGCCAGGTTGGAGAGAATAAGCATAAAATTATGGTGGATGAGTGGTGATGTCGTTCATTCAAATAATAAGAATTAAATTCTAGTTTCTTGTCTATTACTTATCTAGGTAGAAAGTAAGCATATTGTCATATCAAGCAATTAGAACCTCTCTTCTAAATTCCCTGCTGACTCAAATGTCAGTTCCCTGATCATATATCGAAATAAAATCCAGCTTTCAAATTTTTCCCAAGATTTCAAAAAATACCCAGTAATATCATGAAGT
This genomic interval from Primulina eburnea isolate SZY01 chromosome 16, ASM2296580v1, whole genome shotgun sequence contains the following:
- the LOC140816273 gene encoding uncharacterized protein — protein: MDLFLTAKIVRLKSSHDKYLTADEDEESVIQDRNGSSKSAKWTVEFVENSDNIIRLKSCYNKYLTASNQPFLLGMTGRKVTQSLPRRLDSSVEWEPIPDNGGVKLKTRYGQFLRANGGLPPWRNSVTHDIPHRTTTQEWISWEVHVVEILVAHSPAAKAPPPVVAEKKDSSISEPSSPTTTKSASFSRQKSSDSLVGLLPKGNEGRLIYFYIADENGEVDHGFEEHCISFKGNGVHELTMRLEVELGVEGITVCARSPLNGKLYPLHLQLPPNNTTMHVIVVPPSSRVSQDLDNTGVPFYRRNSEIPSILIE
- the LOC140816272 gene encoding pentatricopeptide repeat-containing protein At1g59720, chloroplastic/mitochondrial; translation: MAAALVNAPPASPTAPQHNHRLHQLLTQNDSITIRRVKQIHARILRTTPPPESNPASLFLYSRLVHYYSLQDLGYTVHVLSQIPNPNAFIYNTVIRAYARSKDHKMKAFSLFEEMVKLESVVPDNHTFPFVLKACAYLFSLSEGKQAHAHLLKYGFASDVYINNSLIHFYASCGCSESARKVFDKMQERSLVSWNVIIDGLVQMGDFDEALKFFVEMNKTFEPDGYTLQSVIDACAGLGALSMGLWAHAYILRKYEMDSDFDVLISNSLVEMYCKCGSLRIAEQAFQGMMRRDVSSWNVMILGFAMHGQAERVFEHFSRMVDEEKLMPNSITFVGVLTACNHRGLVDEGRTYFDTMVNEYKIEPVLQHYGCLIDLLARNGLISEALDVVSCMTMKPDNVIWRSLLDACCKQGMNIELIEEMAKQIMGSEEDAASGGDYVLLSRLYASADRWNEVGLVRKLMTDKGVTKEPGCTSIEINGIVHEFFAGDVTHPRKKEIFQFLDVVNQKLEAEGYVPDYAQASMVNEFDDEKGNSLRLHSERLAIAFGLLNSKPGVPIRLFKNLRVCKDCHNFTKLISRMFDVEVVMRDRIRFHHFRDGMCSCKDFW